AACTGGTAGAAACATTTCTAAGAATACTACTATCATTATTCCAGCTCATAATATTCCTTCATTCAAGCCAGCAAAGAGCTTTGTGGGTGAAGTGAAAAACAGCGTTAAATAATTTAAACTTACTAGATATGCCTAGCGGAAAGAAAAGAAAAAGACATAAGATGTCTACGCACAAGCGTAAAAAACGTCTGAGAAAAAACAGACATAAGAAAAAATAATCTAAATTAGAAAAGCCAAGGTTATTTGTATAAATAGCCTTGGTTTTTATTCTTCCCTTTCGAAAGAAAACAAAATACTCCTTCCTTTTTTTCTTCCCAAAACAACTAATCAAAGTGGTTAGTTGCATTTTTATATTTAAACGTTCCTAACTAAATGAATAGAGAACTAGTTATAAACTCTGGCCCCAACGAGGTAGAGATCGCCCTTTTGGAAGAAAACCAACTTGTTGAGCTGCATAAAGATAAAACCAATAGTAGTTTTTCTGTTGGAGATATCTATTTGGGTCGCGTCAGAAAAATCATGCCCGGTTTAAACGCCGCTTTTGTGGATGTGGGTTATGAACGCGATGCCTTTCTACATTATCTTGACCTTGGTCCCCAAGTACTTACATATAATAAATATATTCGAACTTTAATGAATGGAACTGGTGGCACAGATGTCTACCAGAGCATTAAACTCGAAAAAGACATTCAGAAAACAGGAAAAATCAATACAGTATTAAAACAAAACCAAAGTGTTTTAATACAAATTGCTAAAGAACCTATTTCTTCTAAAGGACCAAGAATTTCTACCGAGATATCATTTGCAGGTCGATATATGGTATTATTACCATTTTCCGACAAAATCAGCATCTCTCAAAAGATAAAAAGCGCAGAGGAAAGAAAAAGACTTAAACGATTAATCACAAGTATACGTCCTCCAAATTTTGGTGTGATAGTGCGTACCATGGCAGAAAACCGTATGGTAGCAGAGCTCGATACCGACCTCCGGAACCTGGTTAAAAAATGGGAAAACGTATATCAGAAACTAGATCATAAGTCGAAACCACCAATGAAAGTGGTTAGTGAGTTGAACAGAACATCAACTATATTAAGAGATTTGCTCAACGAATCTTTCAACAGCATTAAAATCAATGAGCCTACCATAGCTGAAGAAATTAAATCTTTTGTTGAAAGAATTGCTCCGGGAAAATCAAATATAGTCAACCTGATTAAAGGAAAAGCCATATTTGAGCAAACAGGAGTAGACAAGCAAATCAAATCTTCCTTCGGTAAAATTGTGACTATTAAAAGTGGAATTTATCTTATCATTGAACATACAGAAGCTATGCACGTTATTGATGTGAATAGTGGACATCGTGTGAATAAAGATAAATCTCAAGAAGATAATGCCCTCCAAACTAATATTGAGTCGGCTAGCGAAATTGCTCGACAATTGCGACTTAGAGATATGGGAGGAATCATAGTGATCGATTTTATCGATATGAACCAAGCAGCCAATAGAAGGGCATTATATGCTCATATGAAAGAAGAAATGGCAAAAGATCGTGCTAAGCACACCATCTTACCTCCTTCTAAATTTGGTTTGGTACAAATAACTCGTCAACGTGTACGCCCGGAAATGAATATTGAAATTCAGGAACAATGTCCGGTATGTAGTGGTTCTGGCGAGGTTACGCCAAGTGTTTTATTGACCGATGATATTCAAAACAATTTGGCTTATCTTATCAATGAGCAAAATGAAAAATCATTAAAAATTGTTGTTCATCCATTTTTGTATGCTTATATCAGAAGCAAATTCCGTCATGTACAAAGAAAATGGTATAGGGAATTAAAAAGCTGGATAAAAGTAGAAGAAGACAGCTCTTACCATCAATTAGAGTATCATATCTTCAATAAAATAGATGAGGAAATCAAGCTTTAAGACTTGGGAAAACAACTAGCGATATTTATAAGTTACCTATTCCACCCTTTGTGGATGCCATTGTATGTGATGTTGATTTTTTGGAATATCAACACCAAGGCTATGTTTATTAGCAACGATGTGGTTTGGCTATATATATTGCTAGTTGTTTTTATTAATACCCTCCTCATTCCCGTTTTGCTTTTTTGGATGATGAAGCGATTAAACATCATCGAAAGTTTGCACCTCGATTCACAAAAAGACCGCTTCTATCCCTTTGCCATCATTGGCATTTTTTATTTAACCACCTGGTATGTTTTCAGTAGATTAGAGATATTCACCTATCTTTCTTTGGTATTTGTCATTGCTGCTATTTTGGTATTTTTGGCATTAGCTATCAATTTATTCTGGAAAATATCTATCCACAGCATGTCTATGGGTGCCATGAGTATTGCTGTTCTATATTTAACTGCCGTGCATTTTATTGATGCAGCATGGCCTGTTTATTTGGTGTTTATCATGAGTGGATTGGTAGGTTATGCCCGATTAAAACTCAAGGCTCATTCCTCGTCACAAGTATATGTAGGCTTCGTTTTAGGCATGCTAGCTGTTACTATATTCTTTTTTAGCCTCCTCTAGGACCCTTTTTTAACTCATCAATTATACCACATTTTCAATTTATTCTTTTTTTTCACCTCTACAATGAATTATAAATAGGCTGTTATTTAATTAGTTATAAATTTTTCATTCTCTACAACCTACTTTACTATTTCCTTTTTAATATGGTTTAGACTTACACGTTTATATAGAATTTACAATTAAACTACCTTTGCTAGGTACATTAAATGAAAGCTTATGTTATTCAAAACTGCCAAATCTATTATTCTTAGAATTGATGAATTTATCGATACTATTGAACAAAGTATTCTCGTTTTCCGATCTGGAGTAAATGATTATATCATTAAAGATGAGCATAATTTCCAATATAATTTTGATAAGCTAGACAAGCTAGAAGCACGAGCGGATAAATTACGCAGATCCATAGAAAATGAATTGATATTAAAGTCTTTATTGCCTGCGCATCATGTAGAGATTTTGCAACTCATTGATAAAATGGATGATGTAGCAGATATTGCCAAGGAAAACCTGGGTCAATTCGATGCTGAAATCCCTATGATTCCCAGTGAGTTGAATAACGATTTATTACGATTAACAGAAACCAGTGTGAAAGCTGCAGAAATGGTGATTCCGGCTTGTAGAGCCATCTTTATAGATCCTAATCATGTGAAGGACAAGCTCAATAAAGTTTATTATTATGAGAAAGAAACGGATAAACTGGCTATTGAGTTCAAAAGGAAAGTATTTAGAGATGTGGAAGGATTAAAGCTTTCTGAAAAATTCCATTTGCGATATTTTAGTTTACATATCGAAAACATCTCTGATAAGGCAGAAGAGATAGCAGATTTATTAACCTCTATGGCCATTAAATTCAGGATATAAATGATACTATTCTTTTTATCGAGTGGATTGTTTTTGGGTTGGTCATTAGGAGCCAATGATGCGGCCAACGTATTTGGTTCTGCTGTGGGCAGTAAAATGGTGAACTTTAGAAAAGCAGCCATAGTTGCCAGTGTATTTGTGATACTTGGTGCTGTTATTCAAGGAGCAGGAGCATCGCATACATTAGGTAAACTCGGAAGTGTGAGTGCTTTGGCTGGAGCTTTTACCGTAGCGCTTTCTGCTGCGATTACGGTTTTTGCCATGACCAAATGGAAAGTTCCAGTATCCACATCACAAGCCATTGTTGGCGCCATTATCGGATGGAATTTTTATACTGGAAACCCCACCGATTATCATTCTCTAACAAAAATTGTAACCACGTGGGTAGCAGGACCTATATTGGGTGGTGTTTTTGCGGTTATTATTTATTATTTATTATCCTCCTGGTTAAATAGAGCAAAACTGCATATGGTCAAGCTCGATGCTTATTTACGTTTTGGTTTATTGGCCGTTGGGGCCTTTGGTTCCTATGCATTGGGCGCCAATAATATTGCCAATGTGATGGGTGTTTTTGTTCCTTCGATAAATCTAGATCCTATCGATTTTGGCCTTTTTGTTTTATCTGGAGCGCAGCAATTATTTTTCGTGGGTGGTTTGGCCATTGCTTTTGGTATTATTACTTATAGCAGACGAGTAATGGAAACCGTGGGTAACGATTTAATGGAATTGAGCCCCGTTTCAGCCTTAGTTGTTGTGTTTTCTCATTCCATGGTTCTCTTTGTATTTAGTTCTCAAGGCCTTTCTAATTTTATGCAATCTATAGGTCTTCCTGCTATTCCATTGGTTCCGGTTTCTAGTTCTCAAGCTATAGTGGGCGCAATTATTGGTCTGGGTCTTTTAAAAGGAGGACGTAATGTAAATTGGAAAACCTTAGGAAGTATTTCTATAGGTTGGATTACCACTCCTATTATTGCTGGATTATTGGCATTCCTATCTTTATTTTTCGTGAATAATGTATTTCGTTTAGAAGTGGAAAATAAAGAAAATATCAGCATCGTAAAAGAACATACTCAAGTCTCTAGTATACCAAATGATTCAATAAAATCATCCTCCAAAATTATACAAAATAAACATGATTTAAAACCAGTAATCATTGAAAAAGAGTCTCCTTCTATTTTCTTCTATGTGACACCTACAGTATTATTTTTAATTCTTATTATTATGGTGATAGTCTTTCTGTTAAGAAGAAAACTACTCATTAAAAAGCATTTAGAAGAAATGGAGGAGCAGAAAACTATTATTAAAAGTTTGCAAAAGCAAGTGGAATCTTTTCAACAAAAAACTGATGTGGTGAGTAAGGAAATGGAGAGCGACATTAAATATAAAAAGAAACAAATGATGACTTTAGCTCTTAATATTATTCAGAAAAACGATTTCATACAAAACTTAAGAACAAAAGTGCTCAAGCTTAAGTCTTCTGCTACTAATGTAGCAACACAAAAAGGCTTGCAAAAATTATCTATGGTCATCAACGAGCATCTATACCTGGATAAAGATAGAAAAACCTTCCAGTTATATGTAGAAGATTTGCATCTTGATTTCTATCAAAAGCTCGATGAAAATTATAGCAGTCTTACCAGTAATGAGAAAAGACTTTGTGCATTATTACGCTTAGAATTGTCTTCAAAAGAGATCGCTTCTATTTTAAATATTTCACCAAAAAGTGTGGAGATGAATAGATATAGATTACGCAAGAAAATGCAAATTTCTGCTAGCGAAAACCTAACAGAAATCATTATGAAAATATAAATAAATATTTGAAATAGTAGGGTGTAAAAGTATTATAAAGTACTGATAAACAAAGCATAAATTATACATTGTAGAGATGGTGATGGAAATAAATAAAATGCAGAATTAAATTGTAGAAACAGAGTAGTAGTAGATAATTTGTGATACTGCTGTTAAGTCTTGTTCTTTGGTAAAAATTCAAAATTTTATTATTGACTAATATAAACATTATGAAAAAATTAAAATTACAAAGCCTTATTGTTTTATTGTTGATGGCACTCATTCTACCCCTATCGGGAATGGCACAAACAAGAACTATAAAAGGTACTGTTTATGATGAAGACGGAAAACCTCTTTCCGATGTTAAAGTTAGAATTAGAGGCGCTTCTAAAGTAGCCGTTGTTACAGATGCAAATGGTTTCTATACTCTTGAAGTGGATGAATTCACAAGTGAGATTCTATATTTTGATAAAGAAGATTATGACAGAAGAGAAATCGATGTGAAAGGCGAGGATGTTCTGAATGTAAAGTTATATTCTGATGTAAGATATAACGCCTATGGTGCTAAAGTAGACAGGGAGCCTGCCACAGTGGAGTTTCGAAATGGGATTTTAAATTTTGAAACTGCCGACCAGAATTTTAAGCTTTGGTTCGATAATCGTGTTTATGTTGATTTTGCTTATTTCCCTACAAAAGATGTTTACAATCCAATTGGAAATGGGGTGAATATCCGTAGAGCACGATTTGCCATGAAAACTAGAGTACATAAAAACTGGTATGGTGAAATTGACTTAGATTTTGCCGGTTCTGCTATTGAAATGAAGGATATGATAGTAGGTTATTACTTTATGAAAGATGGTAAAGATTATGCACACATTAGAGTAGGTCATTATAAGGAAAACTTCTCTATGGAGACTACTACGACTTCACGTTATGTGACTTTCATTGAGCGTTCTTTAGTAAGTAAAATGGCTCCTTCTCGTCACATTGGTGCTTCTTATACTCAGTGGGGTAAAAAATGGTTATTTATTGGAGGTTTATATTTCCAAGCACAAGGTGAAAATGAAGAAGTGATTTGGTCGCAAGATAAGAACAAAGCCGCAGGACTAGACGAAGGATATTCTGCTACTTTTAGAGGGGTTGTAACACCACTTAATGATAATGAAAAAGTATTACATATTGGTGCAGCTTATTCATACAGAACCCCTAAAACTTCTGCTGAAGTTTATAAAGGATACCGATACAGCACTCGTAGTTTTACATCTATCAATAGAAAGAAATATTTAGATACAGACGATATTGCTAATGTTGAAACTCAACAGCTTTATGGTATTGAATTGGCCGGTGCTTATAAAAACTTCTTCTTTCAATCGGAATATATTGGAACACAATTAAACGGAACTGAGCTTAACAAAGAAGTTGGTGTAGAAAAAGGTTATATCGATGGTGCTTATGCACAAGTAGGATGGCTTATTTTCGGAGGTAAGTATAATTATAACACTAAAGAGGGTGAATTCACTCAAATTACCAGAGGTAAAGATTGGGGAGACTTAGAATTGGCTTTCCGTTTCGATTATGTGAATGCCAACGATTTTGATGCTAAAATATATGGTGGAGCTGCTAATGGCTATTCTGTGGGTCTTAATTATCATGTAAATAGTAATGTGAAATTGATGCTAAACTATAACTATGTGGATCATGACAGATATGCCAATGGAAAAGGTAAACTCTATATTGGTCACGATGTGAATGGTGAATTAACTAAAGATTTTACTCAGGCTGTGGAAGCAAAGGGTGATGGCGGAGACGATTACGGAATTATTCAAGCACGAGTTGAAATCGATTTCTAATTATTGATAATCAAAAAAATGACAAAAATGAAAAAGATATTTTCAATTATAATAAGCTCTATCATCTTGTTTTCATCTTGTATTAAAGATGAACCATTCGTTCTTCCTGAAGAACCACCAGTAGAGCCAGAAGTAAAGAGTGTTGTTGTTAATGAATTAATGACAAAAAACGAAGTAAACCCTTATTATACCGACCCTGCTGGAAACGGATGCGATTGGGTAGAATTCTATAACCATGGAGCTGAAGCTGTAGATATTGGAGGCCTTTTTATTTCCGATAAAGGAAAAGATGCCACTGATGTGGATATTTATCAAATTTCTGATGCCAATGCCGCTATTACTACTATTCCTGCAAAAGGCTTTCTAACCATCATTTTTGGTGCTTCTGATGCCAATGGCGTAGATATGGAAGGTATTGTTGATGGAAAAGTATTTATTCCAACAGGCTTAAGCTCAACAAAGGATATTGCGGTTGCTCTTTTTGAGGCCGATATGTCTTTAATTGATGAGTCGCCAGCATTTGCCGACCTAGAAGTTGAAAAATCATTAGGACGTGAAACTGATGCTGCTGAGAATTGGTTAGTTTTTGATGTACCAACCCCTAATGCTTCTAATAGTGACCAACCCTTGCCAGCCAATGTGCTTATCAATGAGTTAATCACAAAAGTATTAACAGAGAGCCATTCTTATTATACAGACGCTCAAGGTGATTTTGCCGATTGGGTAGAAATTGTAAATACAGGCGGTATGCCAATGGATTTGGCTGGTTATTATTTCACCGATAAAGGTGAAGAAGCTACAGCTGATGATATGTACTTAGTTCCAGATACTGATGCCTCAGCTACAACTGTTCCTGCTGGTGGTAGATTGATGGTGGTTTTTGGTGCTGCTAATGATGCTGGGGAAGATATGGAAGGAATTATAGATGGAATTTATTTTGTACCAACAGGATTAAAGCCTAGTGGAGACATAGCTGTGGCTATTTTTGAAGCTGACCAAACCACTTTATTAACTGTTTCTGAGAAATTCAATGCAGATGGACCATTTGGTGAATTGGAAGATGATAAATCATTAGGTAGAGTGGATGATGGAGGAAATGAATGGCAAATATTTGATATCCCTACCCCTAACGAAGCCAATAGCATCATTATCCCAGAACCAGCAAATGTGTTGATTAATGAGCTTATGACAAAAGTATTGACCGAGAGTCATGCTTTTTATACTGATGTTCAAGGTGATTTTGCCGATTGGGTAGAAATTATAAATACTGGTGGAATGCCAATGGATTTAGCGGGTTATTATTTCACTGATAAAGGGGAAGAAGCTACAGCTGATGATATGTATCTAGTGCCTGATACCGATGCTACTGCTACAACAGTTCCTGCGGGTGGTAAATTAATGGTGGTTTTTGGAGCTGCTAATGAAGCCGGTGAAGATATGGAAGGAATTATAGATGGAATTTACTTTGTTCCAACAGGATTAAAGCCTAGTGGTGATGTAGCTGTGGCGATTTTTGAAGCCGACCAATCTACTCTTTTCATAGCATCTGAGAAATTCAATGCAGATGGACCATTTGGTGAATTGGAAGATGATAAATCATTAGGTAGAACTACAGATGGAGCTGACGATTGGAAAGTTTTTGACCTTCCAACTCCAAATGCAGCGAATACTGGTAAATAATAATATTAATAGCGGTGATTAAGGTACAAAACTCATATCTACTGTATTTTACTACAAGCACTATTTTTGCTTTAGTACTTGTCTTGCTCTCTTGTTCAAAAGAAACAGGAGAGCAGGCCACACCGCCTATTGCTAGTATTCCTCTAGAAATTATACAGAGCTTTCCTTTAGATATTTTAGAACCCTCTGGTTTAGCACATGGATGGAATTCAGATGAGTTTTTGGTTGTCAGCGATAATAGCAATTCTGTTTTTAGAATTCATAAGGATGGTAGTATTATTGAAGAGTTGAGTTATAGGGGAGATGATTTGGAAGGTGTTTCCTATCAAGAATCTGGTAAGTTCATCTGGTTAGCCGAAGAGCGTTTGAAAAAATTAGTGAAGCTCAATAAAAACGGCGAAGTATTAAAGGAATATCCTCTTGATTATGATAACTCATCGAGTAATA
The sequence above is a segment of the Lentimicrobium sp. L6 genome. Coding sequences within it:
- a CDS encoding Rne/Rng family ribonuclease, with product MNRELVINSGPNEVEIALLEENQLVELHKDKTNSSFSVGDIYLGRVRKIMPGLNAAFVDVGYERDAFLHYLDLGPQVLTYNKYIRTLMNGTGGTDVYQSIKLEKDIQKTGKINTVLKQNQSVLIQIAKEPISSKGPRISTEISFAGRYMVLLPFSDKISISQKIKSAEERKRLKRLITSIRPPNFGVIVRTMAENRMVAELDTDLRNLVKKWENVYQKLDHKSKPPMKVVSELNRTSTILRDLLNESFNSIKINEPTIAEEIKSFVERIAPGKSNIVNLIKGKAIFEQTGVDKQIKSSFGKIVTIKSGIYLIIEHTEAMHVIDVNSGHRVNKDKSQEDNALQTNIESASEIARQLRLRDMGGIIVIDFIDMNQAANRRALYAHMKEEMAKDRAKHTILPPSKFGLVQITRQRVRPEMNIEIQEQCPVCSGSGEVTPSVLLTDDIQNNLAYLINEQNEKSLKIVVHPFLYAYIRSKFRHVQRKWYRELKSWIKVEEDSSYHQLEYHIFNKIDEEIKL
- a CDS encoding DUF47 domain-containing protein; protein product: MLFKTAKSIILRIDEFIDTIEQSILVFRSGVNDYIIKDEHNFQYNFDKLDKLEARADKLRRSIENELILKSLLPAHHVEILQLIDKMDDVADIAKENLGQFDAEIPMIPSELNNDLLRLTETSVKAAEMVIPACRAIFIDPNHVKDKLNKVYYYEKETDKLAIEFKRKVFRDVEGLKLSEKFHLRYFSLHIENISDKAEEIADLLTSMAIKFRI
- a CDS encoding inorganic phosphate transporter translates to MILFFLSSGLFLGWSLGANDAANVFGSAVGSKMVNFRKAAIVASVFVILGAVIQGAGASHTLGKLGSVSALAGAFTVALSAAITVFAMTKWKVPVSTSQAIVGAIIGWNFYTGNPTDYHSLTKIVTTWVAGPILGGVFAVIIYYLLSSWLNRAKLHMVKLDAYLRFGLLAVGAFGSYALGANNIANVMGVFVPSINLDPIDFGLFVLSGAQQLFFVGGLAIAFGIITYSRRVMETVGNDLMELSPVSALVVVFSHSMVLFVFSSQGLSNFMQSIGLPAIPLVPVSSSQAIVGAIIGLGLLKGGRNVNWKTLGSISIGWITTPIIAGLLAFLSLFFVNNVFRLEVENKENISIVKEHTQVSSIPNDSIKSSSKIIQNKHDLKPVIIEKESPSIFFYVTPTVLFLILIIMVIVFLLRRKLLIKKHLEEMEEQKTIIKSLQKQVESFQQKTDVVSKEMESDIKYKKKQMMTLALNIIQKNDFIQNLRTKVLKLKSSATNVATQKGLQKLSMVINEHLYLDKDRKTFQLYVEDLHLDFYQKLDENYSSLTSNEKRLCALLRLELSSKEIASILNISPKSVEMNRYRLRKKMQISASENLTEIIMKI
- a CDS encoding porin, with product MKKLKLQSLIVLLLMALILPLSGMAQTRTIKGTVYDEDGKPLSDVKVRIRGASKVAVVTDANGFYTLEVDEFTSEILYFDKEDYDRREIDVKGEDVLNVKLYSDVRYNAYGAKVDREPATVEFRNGILNFETADQNFKLWFDNRVYVDFAYFPTKDVYNPIGNGVNIRRARFAMKTRVHKNWYGEIDLDFAGSAIEMKDMIVGYYFMKDGKDYAHIRVGHYKENFSMETTTTSRYVTFIERSLVSKMAPSRHIGASYTQWGKKWLFIGGLYFQAQGENEEVIWSQDKNKAAGLDEGYSATFRGVVTPLNDNEKVLHIGAAYSYRTPKTSAEVYKGYRYSTRSFTSINRKKYLDTDDIANVETQQLYGIELAGAYKNFFFQSEYIGTQLNGTELNKEVGVEKGYIDGAYAQVGWLIFGGKYNYNTKEGEFTQITRGKDWGDLELAFRFDYVNANDFDAKIYGGAANGYSVGLNYHVNSNVKLMLNYNYVDHDRYANGKGKLYIGHDVNGELTKDFTQAVEAKGDGGDDYGIIQARVEIDF
- a CDS encoding SdiA-regulated domain-containing protein, producing MIKVQNSYLLYFTTSTIFALVLVLLSCSKETGEQATPPIASIPLEIIQSFPLDILEPSGLAHGWNSDEFLVVSDNSNSVFRIHKDGSIIEELSYRGDDLEGVSYQESGKFIWLAEERLKKLVKLNKNGEVLKEYPLDYDNSSSNKGLEGVSVNTKNNHVYAINEYSPGLLLEFFDGVLINSFELDFAQDYSGLYVDVEAQEIWILSDESRSIYQCDLTGKPINTYSHNIDQLEGLIVNANLKQFWVCSDSQNTLYQLKIKNL